The following are from one region of the Nicotiana tomentosiformis chromosome 7, ASM39032v3, whole genome shotgun sequence genome:
- the LOC104114813 gene encoding uncharacterized protein — MAETKECHVIVEIPVDEEHQNKLVCAIQHHPLTEISKSPGHLLLLKLWQREEDLSGRRIAAKETRMDSIRREIFQLCCFFFIFHALFFTILFTSISEDNHHNNVACHKWWIPSVVSVCTSFFIVFLVQLKLYRFWKVSKQLQRERGDGRALTRCIQELRMKGASFDLSKEPQIGNKMKSSSVEIKWKPLTWLSQYVVTICLICFTGLVFPASRLVLCA, encoded by the coding sequence ATGGCAGAAACAAAGGAATGCCACGTTATCGTCGAAATCCCAGTAGACGAAGAGCATCAAAATAAACTTGTTTGTGCAATTCAACATCACCCGTTAACGGAAATCTCAAAAAGCCCAGGTCATCTCTTACTTCTCAAGCTTTGGCAAAGAGAAGAGGATCTCTCTGGCCGCAGAATTGCGGCCAAAGAGACCCGAATGGACAGCATTCGAAGAGAAATATTTCAACTTTgttgtttcttctttatatttcaTGCACTTTTCTTTACAATTTTATTCACATCTATTTCCGAAGACAACCACCATAATAATGTCGCGTGCCACAAATGGTGGATCCCATCAGTGGTATCAGTTTGCACTTCATTTTTTATTGTGTTTTTGGTACAGTTGAAACTTTACAGGTTTTGGAAAGTGTCGAAACAGTTGCAAAGGGAGAGAGGGGATGGTAGAGCACTGACGAGGTGCATTcaagaattgagaatgaaagggGCGAGTTTTGATCTGTCAAAAGAACCACAGATTGGGAATAAAATGAAGAGCTCTAGTGTGGAGATCAAATGGAAGCCTTTAACTTGGTTATCTCAATATGTAGTAACCATTTGTCTTATTTGTTTCACAGGATTGGTGTTCCCAGCTTCTAGGCTCGTCCTCTGCGCTTAA